The DNA segment AGTCCTGCACAAAAAATAGAATTTGCTAAATTAAAAGCATCCTACTCAGTTAATGTGGAGGCTGTTAAGGACAGCATGAATATTGTTCGAAAGCTTTTGTTAAGCACTATTACCGATACCAGCCACAATGCTTCCAGTGAGCTATTGTTTAAAGACATGGCTAGCTATAAATTACAGATGGAGCAGTTGACAATGCAGTACTTTGTAAATATGAGAAGTTTATGTAATGAGAAACAAAAGAGAATGTTTGATGAGCTGATGACCCGAATTATGGATCCTTCAGCTCGACATAAAGAACGTGGGAAATTCCGTAATCGCAAAAGAGGTGAGGGAACGGAGCATCCCCAGAAAAACTAAAATGTCAGGCTAGAAGCGTGTTGTAACAATGAAAACGCTCAGGTTTATATGCATATTCGATTACTAGTGTCTTATGTGAATATTAACTTTTGAAGTCGGGAAACGATTTTAGCCTTATTAACAGATTGAGTGATTATTTATAAAAAAAAAAGAACGATGAAAGCAAATAAAATAGTAAGATTAATGATTGCCGTTGCCCTAGTAGGGGTATTGATTGTTGGAAGCGCATGGGGTTATAACGATCAGGATGGCCGAAGGGATAGAACAGGACATGGTAGATTTGACGCACAAAAGGGGTTGGATTTGACAGATGCACAGATGAAGGAAATAAAAGCTCTGAGAATTTCCTTTACCAAGGAAATGACTCCGGTAAAAAATAAGATCGGTATTAAAATGGCTGAACTCAAAGCTGCTTCTACTGGAGATAATGTAGATACCAAAAAAGTCAATAAATTGTTGGAAGAAATAGGTGAACTTAAAACTGAAGTAGCTAAAAAAAGTTTTACTAACAGACTAAAAGTTCGTAGTTTATTGTCTGAAGATCAAAAAGTTATGTTTGATGCCAATGCCGGAAGAGGACATAAAGGAAGACATGGTAAAGCCATGCGCCAGGGTAAACAGCCTCGCCAAGGTGCAGCTCATAAAGGAATGAGGAGACAAGGAGGTCAGGATAGAAGATTTGGAGGCGCTGATGCCAATTGTGATGTGGATTTAGAAAATAATATTCAAGGATAAGGGTGATTTGGTTAGGCTACAAGGGGAGTGTCTGTTTTAGCCTGATTTATTCATGAATAGGTCAGGCTAGTTGCTCCCTTGTAGTTTTTTGTGAAGTATGCAAAAATTATTCTTTTAACACTATTCATATTACAGCGCTATTTTATAGTGCTTTTATCTATATTTAGTCATAATCATATAACGTTAAAAATATCTACATTGAATATATCTATTCAAAATCTGAACAAAGTATATGGTAATAACTATCAGGCGCTTACTGATGTTAACTTGAATATTGAACCAGGAATGTTCGGTTTACTGGGACCTAACGGTGCGGGAAAGTCTACCTTAATGAAAATTCTGGTTACTTTGTTGAGCCCTTCCACTGGTGAAATCATGGTGAATGGTATGCCACTGAGTAAAAATAGAAAAGAGGTAAGGTCAATGATTGGGTACCTACCGCAGGATTTTCGTTTTTTTGCTAAGTTAAAAACCTATGAGTTTTTAGATTACGCCGCTTCTTTAGCAGGTATTACTAGCCGAAAAGAGAGAAGAAACGAAGTGGAGAAACTACTGGAACAAGTGGGTTTATATGAAGTTCGCAATCGTTATGCCAATAAGCTTTCAGGTGGGATGAAACGTAGGTTGGGTATTGCGCAAGCCATTGTGGGTGATCCTAAAATGGTGATAGTGGATGAACCTACCACCGGACTTGATCCAGAAGAACGTATTCGTTTTAGAAATATACTGACCGACCTCAGTCAAAGAGATGTTATCATTATATTATCCACGCATATTGTGGGAGATATATCCAGTACATGTACACAGATGGCACTACTTAATGAAGGTAAAATAGGTTTCAAAGGTAGCCCCAATCAGTTTTTAGAAATGTCCAGAGGAAAGGTTTGGCGGACACATGTGAATTTTGACTTGATGGAAGAGTTTAAACAAAAATATCCAGTGATTACGACAATTCCTGATGCGAAAGGTTATGAGGTGGAGTTGATCGCTCCAAATTCAGACGATTTTGAAGGTTTGTCCATTGAACCAAACTTGGAACATGCTTATGTTTATTTTATGGAGT comes from the Saccharicrinis fermentans DSM 9555 = JCM 21142 genome and includes:
- a CDS encoding Spy/CpxP family protein refolding chaperone; translated protein: MDKKHYIIIIAFLVVLNIFSWRIWWDSPTPKSNNDKEQVGNGSGRRGGKDSKNFFAEKLKLSPAQKIEFAKLKASYSVNVEAVKDSMNIVRKLLLSTITDTSHNASSELLFKDMASYKLQMEQLTMQYFVNMRSLCNEKQKRMFDELMTRIMDPSARHKERGKFRNRKRGEGTEHPQKN
- a CDS encoding ABC transporter ATP-binding protein; amino-acid sequence: MNISIQNLNKVYGNNYQALTDVNLNIEPGMFGLLGPNGAGKSTLMKILVTLLSPSTGEIMVNGMPLSKNRKEVRSMIGYLPQDFRFFAKLKTYEFLDYAASLAGITSRKERRNEVEKLLEQVGLYEVRNRYANKLSGGMKRRLGIAQAIVGDPKMVIVDEPTTGLDPEERIRFRNILTDLSQRDVIIILSTHIVGDISSTCTQMALLNEGKIGFKGSPNQFLEMSRGKVWRTHVNFDLMEEFKQKYPVITTIPDAKGYEVELIAPNSDDFEGLSIEPNLEHAYVYFMEYVAGQEKIMQP
- a CDS encoding Spy/CpxP family protein refolding chaperone — encoded protein: MKANKIVRLMIAVALVGVLIVGSAWGYNDQDGRRDRTGHGRFDAQKGLDLTDAQMKEIKALRISFTKEMTPVKNKIGIKMAELKAASTGDNVDTKKVNKLLEEIGELKTEVAKKSFTNRLKVRSLLSEDQKVMFDANAGRGHKGRHGKAMRQGKQPRQGAAHKGMRRQGGQDRRFGGADANCDVDLENNIQG